In one window of Desulforhabdus amnigena DNA:
- a CDS encoding DNA translocase FtsK: protein MENKKHEIWALCILTITLMVFFSLISFHSSDPTFFNASSMGRSPRNWIGSLGAHISWSLFFFFGLAAYGFTFLGFWFSLCLFRGAPPLPYGRIQYVGIFLLFLSFMSLAALHEPKIHFFGQEILTGGEIGLLLAQFLAARLNFVGTHILLVGVFLIALLLSTPLTIESSLDWICRQISLCGKGAFSGAIQFFQKIRNLRPEPPELVPVAASRPRRVKKPSSPMVEALPAPESVQQPPAVPIPEAKKITRNAAPIKPPPAASGQYALPPLDLLDAYEATSRKPDMKKLEDNAAILQEKLADFGVQGKVMEICPGPVITMYEYAPAPGIKISRIVGLSDDLSMALKAVSIRVVAPIPGKAAIGIEIPNEHRELVSIRTVIESEAFSGSTAPLTIALGKDITGQPVVANLAKMPHLLIAGATGTGKSVCINAVLSSLLFRNTPDDMRLLLIDPKRIELSSYEGIPQLVHPVVTEPKMATRALRWAVQEMELRYKLLADKNVRNIEGYNRALAREETTSTNTAPTPLEESGLQHHRLPYIVIIIDELADLMMVASREVEESITRLAQMARACGIHLILATQRPSVDVLTGIIKANIPTRISFQVSSRIDSRTIIDGSGAESLLGSGDMLFLPPGTAKLQRIHGAFISDAEVQHLTEFWRVQQLADDPLRERVNFQEISSSEGIQEEELDEKYEEAIELVLETRQASISMLQRRLRVGYNRAARMIEMMEQQGIVGASDGVKPREVLGRGAS from the coding sequence GTGGAAAACAAAAAGCATGAAATTTGGGCGCTCTGCATTTTGACCATTACGCTAATGGTTTTCTTCAGCCTGATTTCATTCCATTCTTCGGATCCGACTTTTTTCAATGCATCGAGCATGGGCCGCTCGCCCCGCAACTGGATCGGATCTCTGGGAGCTCATATTTCGTGGTCGCTCTTCTTTTTTTTCGGACTCGCCGCCTACGGCTTCACTTTTTTAGGTTTCTGGTTCAGTCTGTGCCTTTTTCGAGGCGCCCCCCCTCTCCCCTACGGGCGTATCCAGTATGTGGGAATATTCCTTCTGTTCCTGAGCTTCATGAGTCTTGCAGCTCTCCACGAGCCCAAAATACACTTTTTTGGCCAGGAAATTCTGACCGGTGGTGAAATCGGTCTTCTTTTGGCGCAATTCCTTGCAGCAAGGTTGAACTTTGTGGGAACCCATATTCTCCTGGTAGGAGTGTTTCTCATCGCCCTGCTGCTTTCAACTCCCTTGACGATCGAGTCTTCCCTGGATTGGATCTGTCGACAGATTTCCTTGTGCGGCAAGGGAGCTTTCAGCGGCGCCATTCAGTTCTTCCAGAAAATCCGCAATCTGCGTCCGGAACCTCCTGAACTTGTTCCTGTAGCGGCTTCACGTCCGCGCAGAGTCAAAAAACCTTCCTCCCCGATGGTGGAGGCCCTTCCCGCCCCTGAATCTGTACAGCAACCACCTGCGGTTCCCATCCCGGAGGCAAAAAAGATCACCAGGAATGCTGCGCCCATCAAGCCTCCTCCTGCGGCCTCCGGGCAATATGCGCTTCCTCCTCTGGATCTCCTGGACGCCTATGAAGCGACCAGCCGCAAACCGGACATGAAAAAACTGGAGGACAACGCCGCTATTTTGCAGGAAAAGCTGGCAGATTTCGGCGTGCAGGGAAAAGTAATGGAGATTTGCCCGGGTCCTGTGATCACCATGTACGAATATGCCCCTGCTCCAGGAATAAAAATCAGCAGAATCGTCGGGTTATCCGACGATCTCTCCATGGCTCTCAAGGCGGTCAGCATCCGTGTCGTAGCTCCCATTCCGGGCAAGGCTGCCATCGGAATAGAAATTCCCAATGAACACCGTGAACTGGTTTCCATTCGAACCGTCATTGAATCCGAAGCCTTTTCAGGGTCCACGGCTCCACTTACGATCGCTCTCGGCAAAGACATCACGGGACAGCCCGTCGTGGCCAATCTTGCCAAGATGCCCCATCTGCTCATCGCCGGAGCCACGGGAACGGGGAAAAGCGTCTGTATCAACGCGGTTCTCAGCAGCCTTCTTTTTCGGAATACGCCTGATGACATGCGGCTTCTGCTCATCGACCCCAAACGCATCGAACTCAGCAGCTATGAAGGGATTCCACAACTTGTCCACCCGGTGGTGACGGAGCCCAAAATGGCGACTCGAGCTCTCCGGTGGGCGGTGCAGGAAATGGAATTGCGCTATAAGCTCCTTGCGGACAAAAATGTTCGAAACATTGAAGGATACAACCGTGCCCTGGCACGGGAAGAAACGACAAGCACCAACACTGCCCCCACTCCTCTGGAGGAATCCGGGCTCCAACATCATCGCCTCCCCTATATCGTCATTATTATCGACGAACTGGCAGACCTCATGATGGTGGCTTCCCGAGAAGTGGAAGAATCCATCACTCGATTGGCTCAAATGGCACGCGCATGTGGAATCCATCTCATTTTGGCTACCCAACGGCCTTCCGTGGACGTACTCACGGGCATCATCAAAGCCAACATCCCCACACGTATTTCCTTTCAGGTATCCTCACGCATCGATTCCCGAACCATTATAGACGGTTCCGGTGCCGAAAGCCTTCTCGGAAGCGGCGACATGCTCTTTCTCCCTCCCGGAACGGCCAAACTCCAGCGCATCCATGGGGCTTTCATTTCCGATGCCGAGGTACAGCACCTGACGGAGTTCTGGAGAGTTCAACAGCTTGCGGATGATCCCTTGCGGGAGCGGGTCAATTTTCAGGAAATCTCTTCCTCGGAAGGAATCCAGGAGGAAGAATTGGATGAAAAATACGAAGAGGCGATCGAACTGGTTCTTGAAACCCGGCAAGCATCTATTTCCATGTTGCAAAGAAGGCTTCGTGTAGGATACAACCGTGCAGCCCGCATGATAGAAATGATGGAACAACAGGGCATTGTGGGAGCATCCGATGGGGTAAAACCCAGAGAGGTCCTCGGAAGAGGCGCTTCATGA
- a CDS encoding LolA family protein — translation MTEKKLSETKMKRKSLKKMVLCGVFWGIMFCSFAAHAAAPLVLGDILKKTESYYQEINAFTAQFHQTTTSAAASAMKTEASGVLYYEKPRQMRWEYEKPEVQIFVANHKLAWLYVPSEKQFSLFDANTFFSSPLAQTFFDGMVEVRKNFEVNLDSKQTTQEVAVLKLIPRQEDPNIQSLLLRVDLKTYRILSIESRDALGNTNLIVLDSLRPEPRLDAKLFDLDIPPSAVVVDSEGRQLTPSEIQKLKAKLLSK, via the coding sequence ATGACAGAGAAGAAATTGAGTGAGACGAAAATGAAAAGGAAAAGCCTGAAAAAGATGGTTTTGTGTGGTGTTTTTTGGGGAATAATGTTTTGTTCTTTTGCAGCCCATGCCGCAGCTCCACTGGTCTTGGGGGATATACTGAAAAAAACGGAGTCCTACTATCAGGAAATCAACGCCTTCACGGCACAGTTTCATCAAACGACAACATCCGCCGCAGCCAGCGCCATGAAGACAGAGGCTTCCGGGGTCCTGTACTACGAAAAACCCCGGCAGATGCGCTGGGAATACGAAAAACCGGAAGTTCAGATCTTTGTGGCGAATCACAAGCTGGCATGGCTCTATGTTCCTTCCGAGAAACAGTTTTCTTTGTTTGACGCCAACACTTTTTTTTCATCCCCTCTGGCGCAAACTTTTTTCGATGGAATGGTGGAAGTGAGAAAGAATTTTGAGGTCAATCTCGATTCCAAACAGACGACCCAGGAAGTCGCCGTCCTCAAGCTGATTCCACGGCAGGAGGACCCGAACATCCAGTCCCTGCTTCTCCGGGTGGATCTCAAGACCTACCGCATCTTGAGCATAGAAAGCCGTGATGCCTTGGGAAACACCAATCTTATTGTTTTGGACAGTCTGAGGCCAGAGCCCCGACTGGACGCGAAACTCTTCGACTTGGACATCCCACCGTCCGCGGTGGTTGTGGATAGTGAAGGACGGCAACTGACCCCTTCAGAAATACAAAAGCTTAAAGCCAAGCTCCTTTCGAAATAG
- the nadA gene encoding quinolinate synthase NadA encodes MNKEEIVKRILQLKREKNAIILAHNYQPPVIQDIADMTGDSLELSRQAASTAAEVIVFCGVAFMAETAAILNPGKTVLLPRLDAGCPMADMITPEDVRTVRAKYPGIPIVTYVNSTAAVKAESTVCCTSANSIHVVESFKDHDTVYMAPDQNLAKYTARHTKKQVMHWNGYCPIHHHLKMDAVKKKKQEHPEALFLAHPECPPEILDLADMIQSTSGMLRFVRESTHEAFIIGTEEGILHPMRKQNPDKRFYSASGSLICPDMKKTSLEDVLRSLETLQPRITVPEDIRVRALGAVERMLTLG; translated from the coding sequence ATGAATAAAGAAGAAATTGTAAAAAGAATCTTGCAACTCAAGCGGGAAAAAAATGCCATTATCCTGGCTCACAACTATCAGCCGCCTGTCATTCAGGACATCGCCGATATGACCGGGGATTCACTGGAGCTCAGCCGCCAGGCGGCTTCAACAGCAGCAGAGGTTATCGTTTTCTGCGGGGTCGCCTTCATGGCGGAAACTGCAGCCATTCTGAATCCGGGCAAAACCGTGCTGCTTCCGCGTCTCGATGCGGGATGCCCCATGGCGGATATGATCACCCCCGAGGATGTTCGCACTGTACGGGCAAAATACCCCGGTATTCCCATCGTGACCTATGTGAATTCCACGGCCGCCGTCAAGGCGGAAAGCACTGTCTGCTGCACTTCGGCCAATTCCATTCACGTAGTGGAATCCTTTAAAGATCATGACACCGTGTACATGGCTCCCGACCAAAACCTCGCCAAATACACCGCTCGTCATACAAAAAAGCAGGTAATGCACTGGAACGGCTACTGCCCCATTCATCATCATCTCAAGATGGATGCCGTAAAGAAGAAGAAACAGGAGCATCCCGAAGCGCTTTTCCTCGCCCATCCCGAATGTCCCCCCGAGATCCTCGATCTTGCCGATATGATTCAAAGCACATCGGGAATGTTGCGCTTCGTCCGTGAAAGTACCCACGAGGCCTTCATCATCGGCACTGAAGAAGGGATTCTTCATCCCATGCGAAAACAGAATCCCGACAAGCGGTTCTACTCCGCTTCGGGCAGTTTGATCTGCCCCGATATGAAAAAGACCTCTCTGGAGGATGTCCTCCGTTCTCTTGAAACGTTGCAACCCCGAATCACAGTCCCTGAAGATATTCGCGTCAGGGCCCTGGGAGCCGTAGAGAGAATGTTGACCCTTGGCTAG
- a CDS encoding 50S ribosome-binding protein YggL, producing the protein MHRKKRLRKKLRVGEYKELGFLVRFEFADELPTEKCNELLDSFLSTAIESNGLLFGGGGYGSSWEGFVILDAPRGSVTEEDRTKVTNWFETQSGIKSFDIGPLVDAWYGK; encoded by the coding sequence ATGCACCGCAAAAAAAGATTGAGAAAGAAACTTCGCGTAGGTGAATATAAAGAACTGGGTTTTCTGGTTCGTTTTGAGTTCGCCGATGAACTGCCCACGGAAAAATGCAATGAACTTTTGGATAGCTTCCTTTCAACAGCCATAGAATCCAACGGCCTTCTCTTTGGCGGCGGCGGATACGGCAGCTCGTGGGAAGGCTTTGTGATATTGGACGCACCTCGCGGCTCGGTCACAGAGGAAGATCGAACGAAAGTCACGAATTGGTTCGAAACCCAATCCGGAATCAAGAGCTTCGATATCGGACCGCTGGTTGACGCCTGGTATGGGAAATGA
- the pdxA gene encoding 4-hydroxythreonine-4-phosphate dehydrogenase PdxA, translating into MTASSRPFIPRIAITMGDPCGVGPEIIVKAFASKDMEGCCCPLIVGEPLAFQRAIDLLDAELTIHPIENPSEIDETFRPGTLFIKSAGELTSADIGYGHPSRAACAAVVESIRQAVSWALEGLVNAIVTCPIHKANLHANGFSFPGHTEFLQELTHTPHVVMMLAGPRLRVSLATIHHALADVPRLLTPEILRQTIEITAQAMLRDFGVPSPRIAVAALNPHAGEAGRFGNEEMELIQPVIESLQSNLYRLSGPYSPDTLFHRAFQGEFDAVIAMYHDQGLIPIKLVHFYDAVNVTLGLPIVRTSVDHGTAYEIAGTGTANPNSLLEAVQLAATIASNRRKSSVQS; encoded by the coding sequence ATGACCGCTTCATCACGACCATTCATTCCCCGCATCGCCATCACCATGGGGGATCCATGCGGGGTAGGTCCTGAAATCATTGTCAAGGCTTTCGCTTCAAAAGATATGGAAGGCTGCTGTTGCCCACTGATCGTCGGGGAGCCACTAGCTTTTCAACGCGCCATTGACCTCCTGGACGCGGAGCTCACTATTCATCCCATTGAAAATCCTTCAGAAATCGATGAAACGTTCCGCCCCGGAACTCTATTCATAAAATCCGCCGGCGAGCTGACATCTGCCGATATAGGCTACGGCCATCCCAGCCGCGCTGCGTGCGCGGCCGTTGTCGAAAGCATCCGCCAGGCTGTTTCCTGGGCGCTGGAAGGTCTGGTAAACGCCATCGTTACCTGTCCCATTCACAAGGCCAATCTGCATGCCAATGGATTTTCCTTTCCCGGCCACACGGAATTCCTTCAGGAACTGACACATACTCCCCATGTGGTGATGATGCTTGCCGGTCCCAGGCTTCGCGTTTCGCTTGCCACGATCCATCACGCTCTCGCCGATGTACCCCGACTCCTGACGCCGGAAATACTGCGCCAAACCATAGAAATTACAGCTCAGGCCATGCTTCGGGATTTCGGCGTTCCTTCTCCGCGCATCGCTGTGGCGGCACTGAACCCGCATGCCGGCGAAGCGGGTCGCTTCGGCAATGAAGAAATGGAACTGATTCAACCGGTCATCGAATCCCTTCAATCGAACCTTTACCGGTTGAGCGGGCCATATTCTCCCGATACCCTTTTCCACAGGGCCTTTCAGGGAGAATTCGACGCCGTGATCGCCATGTACCACGATCAGGGTCTCATACCCATAAAGCTTGTTCACTTCTATGATGCGGTGAATGTAACACTGGGGTTGCCCATTGTACGAACCTCCGTCGACCACGGAACGGCCTACGAAATTGCGGGAACCGGAACGGCAAATCCGAACAGCCTGCTGGAGGCGGTCCAACTGGCTGCGACCATTGCCTCCAACCGCAGGAAATCATCCGTTCAGTCCTGA
- the uvrA gene encoding excinuclease ABC subunit UvrA — translation MDQSIIISGARQHNLKNIHLALPRNKLIVITGVSGSGKSSLAFNTLFAEGQRRYIEALSTSARHFLHQLDAPEVDEIRGLSPAIAIEQKGLPRNPRSTVGTLTEIHDHLRLLYTHLGTVFCPQCNLPIRAYTILQMSHEIQQDWPEGSRLLIMAPLVPIDEKNLPNLLKRLRKDGFARIRSNGRIYELEPLPHLPRSPSYDIDIVVDRLILKHTQESRLLDSLELASKMGHGTVTVVRIEGDEKVFSESHQCLSCGFTAPEMSPSLFSFQHPLGSCPVCKGLGYVTERAHAGQAEKPSRPRTEGIDWDCWMEEPFNDSDEMEEGQVPCPGCRGTRLNDASRSVRLNGLGIHEVSRLSIPAIRQWILKLPLSPSQELIAERPRREILFRLSSLEELGLSYLTLDRPANTLSGGEAQRIRLAHQISAPLSGVLYVLDEPSIGLHPRDHERLIQVLFRLRDSGNTVVVVEHDRETILQADYVVDMGPGAGVQGGEVLFEGPPEALKSHTSSLTGLYLSGKKSIPIPNRRKPFQNGALTLTGARGHNLKGITVQFPLGCLICVTGVSGSGKSTLVMHTLYRALAQKFYRSKAKPEPFSELQNTESIEKVILIDQSPLGRTPRSTPATYSGVFDQIRQLFSRTPDARAAGFSPSRFSFNAKGGRCESCRGEGFQRIDMYFLPDIYVTCSVCNGSRFNAETLKIQIKGKSIAEVLDMSVMEAMALFENFPAIHHKLQTFLEVGLGYLRLGQPATTLSGGEAQRVRLATELSRKTGGKTLYILDEPTTGLHFEDILRLLQILQRLVDRGNTVILIEHHPDVIKTADYVIDLGPEGGEEGGYIVATGRPEEIVEAGDSQTGLYLRRFFVSGDGDV, via the coding sequence ATGGACCAGTCGATCATCATCAGCGGAGCACGCCAGCACAATCTCAAAAACATTCACCTGGCTCTTCCGCGCAATAAACTCATCGTCATTACCGGTGTGAGCGGATCGGGCAAATCTTCCCTCGCCTTCAACACCCTATTCGCCGAAGGACAGAGGCGCTACATCGAGGCTCTATCCACCTCCGCACGACACTTCCTGCATCAGCTCGATGCACCGGAAGTGGACGAGATCCGTGGACTCAGCCCAGCCATCGCCATCGAGCAAAAGGGTCTTCCACGGAATCCCCGCTCCACGGTCGGGACCCTGACCGAAATTCACGACCACCTGCGGCTGCTCTACACGCACCTGGGAACGGTGTTTTGCCCTCAATGCAACCTGCCGATTCGCGCCTATACTATCCTCCAAATGTCCCATGAAATTCAGCAGGATTGGCCCGAAGGAAGCCGATTGCTGATAATGGCGCCTCTGGTGCCCATCGATGAAAAGAACCTGCCCAATCTTCTCAAAAGACTCAGGAAGGACGGCTTCGCCCGCATCCGTTCGAACGGCCGGATATACGAACTGGAACCTCTGCCGCACCTTCCCCGCAGCCCTTCTTATGACATCGATATTGTCGTCGATCGCCTCATTCTCAAACATACACAGGAAAGCCGCCTCCTGGATTCCCTGGAACTCGCTTCAAAGATGGGGCATGGAACGGTCACCGTTGTCCGCATCGAAGGGGATGAAAAGGTTTTCAGTGAATCCCACCAGTGCCTTTCCTGCGGCTTCACTGCCCCTGAAATGTCACCCAGCCTCTTTTCTTTTCAACATCCCCTCGGATCATGCCCGGTGTGCAAGGGACTTGGATACGTCACCGAAAGAGCCCACGCCGGGCAAGCCGAAAAACCTTCGAGGCCGCGCACCGAGGGGATAGACTGGGATTGCTGGATGGAAGAACCTTTCAACGACAGTGATGAAATGGAAGAGGGTCAAGTCCCCTGTCCGGGGTGCCGCGGAACCCGCCTGAATGACGCCTCCCGCTCCGTGCGTCTGAACGGGCTGGGTATCCATGAGGTCTCCCGCCTTTCCATCCCTGCCATTCGCCAGTGGATCTTGAAGCTTCCCCTCAGCCCTTCACAGGAACTCATCGCAGAGCGTCCCAGGCGGGAAATTCTCTTTCGCCTTTCCAGTTTGGAAGAGCTTGGACTTTCTTATCTTACGCTCGATCGCCCGGCCAATACGCTTTCGGGAGGTGAAGCACAGCGGATTCGATTGGCCCACCAGATCAGCGCACCCCTTTCCGGAGTGCTTTATGTTCTCGATGAACCGAGCATCGGTTTACACCCCCGGGATCACGAACGGCTGATACAGGTCCTTTTCCGTTTGCGTGATTCCGGCAATACTGTCGTCGTGGTGGAACACGACAGGGAGACCATCCTGCAGGCCGATTACGTTGTAGACATGGGTCCCGGTGCCGGAGTGCAAGGAGGAGAAGTACTTTTTGAAGGTCCTCCCGAGGCCTTGAAATCGCACACTTCCTCCCTCACCGGCCTGTATCTTTCCGGAAAGAAGTCCATTCCCATTCCGAATCGCCGGAAGCCATTCCAAAATGGCGCTCTGACTCTTACTGGAGCCCGGGGCCACAACCTGAAGGGGATCACCGTTCAATTTCCACTGGGATGTCTCATTTGCGTGACCGGTGTATCGGGATCAGGGAAAAGCACGCTTGTCATGCACACCCTCTATCGTGCTCTGGCGCAAAAATTCTACAGAAGCAAGGCCAAACCGGAACCCTTTTCCGAGCTTCAAAACACCGAAAGCATCGAAAAAGTCATCCTGATCGACCAGTCTCCTCTCGGGCGAACGCCCCGATCGACTCCTGCAACCTATTCGGGAGTATTCGATCAAATTCGGCAACTCTTCTCCCGAACCCCCGATGCACGCGCTGCAGGCTTCAGTCCCAGCCGATTTTCATTCAATGCAAAGGGAGGAAGATGTGAAAGCTGCAGAGGGGAAGGTTTTCAGCGCATTGACATGTATTTTCTTCCAGACATTTATGTCACCTGTTCTGTTTGCAATGGCAGCCGCTTCAATGCCGAGACACTGAAGATTCAGATCAAAGGAAAATCCATCGCTGAAGTTCTTGACATGAGCGTCATGGAGGCAATGGCTCTCTTTGAAAACTTTCCCGCCATCCATCACAAGCTTCAGACATTCCTTGAAGTGGGACTGGGTTATCTGCGCCTCGGACAACCTGCAACGACCCTCTCCGGAGGCGAAGCTCAACGCGTGAGACTCGCCACGGAACTGAGCAGAAAGACGGGAGGAAAAACGCTCTACATTCTCGATGAACCCACTACCGGTCTTCACTTTGAAGACATCCTGAGACTTTTGCAGATATTGCAGAGGCTGGTGGACAGGGGAAATACCGTGATTTTGATCGAGCATCATCCCGATGTCATCAAGACGGCAGACTATGTCATAGACTTGGGGCCGGAGGGGGGTGAAGAAGGTGGGTACATTGTAGCCACAGGGAGACCGGAAGAGATTGTTGAAGCCGGGGATTCCCAAACCGGCCTGTATCTGAGGAGGTTTTTTGTCTCTGGCGATGGAGATGTTTAG
- a CDS encoding redox-sensing transcriptional repressor Rex — MQEKHRGQRMKFAKIPMATINRLSIYMRTLQDLLEEDVDVISSERLAKQCGVNPAQIRKDLAYFGEFGVRGVGYRVSDLVNQIKEILGLQRPWNLAMIGLGNLGSALIRHANFVKHGYIFTAAFDVDPQKVGKRLPNGLIINHVDELEELIKEREVHIGLITTPASEAQSIANQLVLAGINGILNFAPVQIQVPDCCHVENVDFTIKLDSIAYHLSSGL, encoded by the coding sequence CTGCAGGAAAAGCATCGAGGTCAACGGATGAAATTTGCCAAGATTCCAATGGCTACCATTAACCGGCTCTCCATATATATGCGCACCCTTCAGGATCTCCTGGAAGAGGATGTGGACGTGATTTCCTCTGAACGACTGGCCAAGCAATGTGGGGTGAATCCGGCTCAAATACGGAAAGATCTGGCTTACTTCGGTGAGTTCGGTGTTCGGGGCGTTGGTTATCGGGTAAGCGATTTGGTCAACCAGATCAAAGAGATCCTTGGATTGCAAAGGCCATGGAACCTGGCCATGATCGGACTGGGAAACCTCGGGTCGGCCTTGATCCGACATGCAAATTTCGTCAAGCATGGATACATTTTTACGGCCGCTTTCGATGTAGATCCTCAGAAAGTGGGTAAGAGGTTGCCAAACGGTCTGATCATCAACCATGTGGATGAGCTTGAAGAACTCATCAAAGAGCGTGAGGTGCATATCGGACTCATTACAACACCGGCAAGTGAGGCTCAAAGCATCGCCAACCAGCTTGTTCTGGCAGGCATCAATGGAATCTTGAATTTTGCGCCCGTACAGATTCAGGTGCCCGACTGCTGCCATGTGGAAAACGTGGATTTTACCATCAAGCTCGATTCCATCGCCTATCATTTGTCGAGCGGACTGTAA
- the atpE gene encoding ATP synthase F0 subunit C, giving the protein MSKKVALLTTLLVLGLTAMAFAAEAPAGGAEKAAGISFFVYSAVAAGFGIAIAAFGCGIGQGMAVKGAVEGIARNPDSSGKVTVTMLIGLAMIESLSIYALVVALILIYANPVSKLIQGFVGLVAH; this is encoded by the coding sequence ATGTCCAAGAAAGTTGCTCTGTTGACGACGTTGCTGGTACTGGGTTTGACCGCTATGGCTTTTGCTGCTGAGGCTCCTGCTGGTGGAGCTGAAAAGGCAGCCGGCATTAGTTTCTTTGTTTATTCTGCAGTAGCGGCCGGTTTCGGCATCGCCATCGCGGCTTTCGGTTGCGGTATCGGTCAGGGCATGGCAGTTAAGGGCGCAGTGGAAGGTATTGCACGCAATCCCGATTCTTCCGGTAAAGTTACCGTTACCATGCTGATCGGTCTTGCTATGATCGAATCTCTTTCCATTTATGCTCTTGTTGTTGCACTGATCCTCATCTACGCAAACCCTGTATCCAAACTGATCCAAGGCTTTGTAGGTCTGGTAGCGCACTAA
- the atpB gene encoding F0F1 ATP synthase subunit A: MEHPILFLNILFQKLGLPVVGAEEAHTLLEQVLQPHVTYTWLVMIVLLLLAKLAVSRIQLVPEGGQNFFEVVINGIEEFMIGITGEHGRFVFPLIATLGFFILLSNYLGMIPGFFSPTANINTTAACALIVVVFTHVIGVKFHGAKYIKHFMGPVWWLTPLIMPIEIIGHIARVLSLSIRLFGNVFGEELVLGILFFLAGLYLAPLPMMFLGLFTGFIQAFIFCLLSMMYFAGALEEAH; this comes from the coding sequence ATGGAACACCCAATTCTTTTCCTGAATATCCTGTTTCAAAAGTTGGGTCTGCCCGTGGTCGGGGCAGAAGAGGCGCATACCCTTTTGGAGCAAGTGCTTCAACCGCATGTGACATATACATGGTTGGTGATGATAGTGCTTTTGCTCCTTGCCAAGCTTGCGGTCAGCAGGATCCAGCTGGTGCCCGAGGGCGGTCAGAATTTTTTTGAAGTGGTGATCAATGGTATCGAAGAGTTCATGATCGGCATTACCGGCGAACATGGGCGATTCGTCTTTCCCCTGATAGCCACTCTGGGCTTCTTTATTCTCCTCAGTAACTACCTGGGAATGATTCCCGGCTTTTTCTCCCCTACGGCCAATATCAACACCACTGCAGCATGCGCCCTCATTGTCGTTGTTTTCACTCATGTGATTGGCGTCAAATTTCACGGTGCCAAGTATATCAAGCATTTCATGGGGCCCGTCTGGTGGTTGACCCCTCTCATTATGCCCATTGAAATCATCGGTCATATCGCGCGCGTTCTCAGCCTCTCCATCCGTCTTTTCGGCAACGTGTTTGGTGAGGAACTCGTGCTCGGTATTCTGTTCTTCCTTGCCGGTCTCTATCTGGCTCCTCTGCCGATGATGTTCCTGGGGTTGTTCACCGGTTTCATCCAGGCGTTCATTTTCTGCCTGCTTTCCATGATGTATTTTGCGGGTGCTCTCGAAGAAGCACACTAA
- a CDS encoding ATP synthase subunit I has translation MRDVLPSEKLLRRIEWVNGFLLAVMTLGAWALFSIQMAVGVFLGGAIATASFQVLKWQLGRAFGTPGKIPSKGGLFASYYLRFLGTLFLVFVVMYYGWADPIAFVVGLSVVILSIVLVGGVEYLVVSAKRGDS, from the coding sequence GTGAGGGATGTCCTGCCAAGTGAAAAGCTTCTGCGGCGGATCGAATGGGTGAATGGTTTTCTGCTGGCGGTTATGACGCTTGGGGCTTGGGCGTTGTTTTCTATCCAAATGGCTGTGGGGGTGTTTTTGGGTGGGGCCATTGCTACGGCCAGTTTTCAGGTGCTCAAGTGGCAATTGGGAAGGGCGTTCGGAACGCCTGGAAAGATCCCCAGCAAAGGTGGCCTTTTTGCCAGTTATTACCTGCGGTTTTTGGGTACGCTCTTTCTCGTCTTTGTGGTGATGTATTACGGTTGGGCCGATCCCATTGCGTTTGTGGTGGGGTTGTCCGTGGTGATATTGAGCATCGTTTTGGTTGGAGGAGTGGAGTATTTGGTCGTGTCAGCAAAAAGGGGGGACAGTTAA
- a CDS encoding AtpZ/AtpI family protein, translated as MKEENKKYLRQIAAASTIGFQVAFSIFIGLGIGVWLDSRFGTFPWLALLFMVFGIAAGFLNYYRFAVKQQKEDEKDSKKE; from the coding sequence ATGAAAGAAGAAAATAAAAAGTATCTTCGACAGATCGCGGCAGCCAGCACCATCGGTTTCCAGGTGGCTTTTTCCATCTTTATCGGCCTTGGTATCGGCGTCTGGCTGGACAGTCGCTTTGGAACGTTTCCATGGCTTGCCCTGCTCTTTATGGTTTTTGGAATAGCTGCGGGATTCCTCAATTACTACCGATTCGCCGTCAAGCAACAAAAAGAAGATGAAAAGGATTCAAAAAAAGAGTGA